DNA from Sulfurimonas xiamenensis:
TGATGAAAATTTTAAAAGAAGATATATCATAAAAGATAAGCCGATCAATGCTGTAACGGGCATTATTTGGGATATTACACAAGGTGAACCAGAAATTACTGAGATCATCTCTACTATGGATAAGATGGTTGGCATCCGCTCAGAGAAAACAAAATCACGACTTGAGAAGATCATAGATACATGGCTAAAAAAAGCGTACAATTTGAAACTTCAAAATGGCTATGTAATTCATCGCTCTTTTTTGCTAAGGTTTGTAAAAACTATTTATGAAAATTACGATGAAAATATCAAACGAGCAGCCATCTATCATTTTGATAAATACAACGATAAAAACAAAAAAAAGATTAAAAGAGCTTATGAGAATATTCGCTTAAATGATTTGCAAGAAAGGTATCCAGAGTTTAATATTTTGGATGCATACGCTTATGCACTAATTACTGAAAAATTCAAAATCAAAGAGGATGATCTTATAGAGTTTGATAATATCATTTCCCTTTTAAAGTCTAAAAATGATTAAAAGGGATGAAAAACTCTGCCGAGTAACGATTTTTTCTGACACTATGCTAGAAAGTCCTTAATATAGGGATTTCTCAGTATCGGTTTAGTAAGCATTTTATTTTAGGGGATAAAATCAAGTATATAAATACTTCTTTTTGTCCTTTTTCAAGGATGAAATCACGCTTATTATGAACGACAGTGAATAGCGACGGACTAAATTATTTTTGAAGTATAAAAAAATCTCTAATATCTACTTGAAGTACATTAGCGATTTTATAGAGTTGTTCTATGTTGTAGTGTTTGTTTTCATGCCCAGCTTCAATCTTTGCAATTGTACTTACAGTTTTATGACCGATAGAATGAGCTAAATTTAATTGGGATATATTTTTTTGTTTGCGTATCTCTTTAACATTATCAGCTATTTTGCGGTGCAGTTCTTGTATCTCTTCCTGTGAGATTTCCTGTAAATTTTCTATGTAAAAAGTCCTGTAACATTTTTACTTGATTATATAGAATCACATAAATTAATAAAATTCCCTATAGTGAAATATTTTTTAAGCTAAATCCTTTTATAATAAATCTATAAAACAAATATATAAGGAGCAAAAAATGGCAGAGTATTTTGCAAATGTAATAGCAAGACTAATTGTAAGCTATTTGACTTTATTGGTTATGTCATTAGCGATTTTGGCAGGCTACTGGATCATTGAAAATTATAATGCAATGATCGAATTTATCAAATACATAAGTGATAATACTTTTGCACATATCGTTGTATGGATGCCGTTTGTATTTGCTTGGTTCAAGCCAGATAAAAGAGGTAATGCTAATGCTTACTACCAGAGACAAGCTAATTTTTGGGCAATGCATGACACTATGGGAGGAAGATGGTAATGATAAAAATATTTTTAGCTTTTTTAGTGTTAGCTGGGATTGCAAGTGCTACAGAGGTAGCTATATGTCAATTTAAGACAGAATATTCTGGTTTCGTAGAAGATAAGATAACTTGTCCAGGATCTTTTGAAAAAGTTACTACAATCAAAGATATGTATGCTGATGGATGGAAGTTTAAAGGTAGTTACAGAACTAATATGTATGAAGCAGGTGGACAATATAGAGGCACTAAGGTAATTAAGGAATATACCTATATAGTAATGGAAAAAGAAGATAAGTAATTTTGTTTAATGCGGCATATTACTATGTTCAAAAAATAATTAGTCGTATTTTGTTAGAATATAAAAAGTATTAAATCACTTCGTTTGGGAAATTGATATGCCATTTTTAGCTTTACTCTTTGTACTGTTCATTTTTGCTTTACTGAAAGGGGAGAGCAATAGTGCTTTAGTAATATTGATTATGATCGTCGCAGCACTTTTTGCAATATACTACAAACCGTTTAGAGACTCTTTGAGAGAGTTTTTTTAGTTTGTTTCTAAAATATCTATTTTTATAAATTAATATTTTATAAAAATCTAAAAAATAGAAACAATCCTCTTGCTTTTGTTTTTAAAAATAGATAAAATATAAATTATGAATTTACAAAATGATATAAAAATAAAACAACTATATCAAATGTTACCAGAGTCAGTTGTGGCTCCAGCTTCTTGGCTTGCAGAGCAAGGATACTCTATGCAACTGCTTTATCAGTACACCAAAAGCGGTTGGCTCCAAAAAACCTCAAGAGGCTCATACATAAGAGGCGATGCGAAGCCATCTTGGCAGGGTGCTGTTTTAGGACTACAAAAACTTAGCCATGAGCCATTTCACATAGGTGGCATAACATCACTCAATCTTCAAGGTTATGCTCATTATCTTCCACTGAACAACTCACAAACTATATATTTGTACGGTACTCAAAAACTTCCAGCATGGTTTAAAAACATAGAGCTTGAACAAAAGTTTAATGTGATGAAAAAGCCATATTTTGAGAAAGTAGGTCTGAAAAGTATCCCATCTAATATAAAAGATTGGGAGATGGTAGTTTCCTCTCCTGAGAGAGCTATCATGGAGCTTCTTTATCAAGTAAAACCAGATGGACTAAGTTTTGAGTTTGCAGCAGAGATATTTGAGGGATTAACAACTCTTCGTCCATCTTTGATCAATGAACTTTTAACTATGTGTGAAAATATAAGAGTCAAACGCTTGTTTCTTTTTTTGACAAGTTACTTTAATCATCCTTGGGCAAAGCATGTAAAAAAAGAGGGCTTAGAACTCGGAACTGGCAGGATGCAGGTCGTAAAAAATGGTGTCTTTGACAACGAGTTTTTAATAACAGTACCAAAGGAGTACCATGCTAGATAAAAATTCTATTTATTACAAACAAGTGCAACTACTCTTAGAGGTGCTGCCGTTTGTCTCACAAGAAGAGTGCTTTGCTCTCAAAGGCGGTACGGCTATCAATATGTTTGTAAGAAATATGCCAAGACTTTCAGTAGATATAGACCTTATGTATCTGAGAGTAGAAGATCGACAAACGAGCCTTCAAAACATTGCTGAGTCGTTTGAAAGAATTGCTCGCTCAATTGAGTCGTCAATACGAGGTACAAAAGTACATAGGCTAGATCAACAAGGAGACGGGATACTGTCTAAACTTCAAGTTGAGAAAAACGGTGTCCGCATCAAAATAGAAGCATCACCTGTTACTAGAGGAACGGTAAGGGAACCAAGTGTACTCAGTGTATCGGCAAGAGTGGAAGAAGAGTTTGGTTTTGCAGAGACTAGCGTAGTTCACTTGGATGACTTGTATGCTGGAAAACTCTGTGCAGCACTTGATAGACAACACCCAAGAGACTTTTTTGATGTAAGAGGGCTGCTTGACAATGAAGGTATAAGCGATACTCTTATGGATGTTTTTATAGTTTATCTCATAAGCAGCAATCAGCCTATATCAAAACTACTGCAACCAAACTTGATAGACATCGAGAGGATCTATGCTGAACAGTTTGTTGGGATGCCCATATTTCCTATGCCATTGGAAGTATTAGAAGCAACCAGAGTTGAGCTAATTAGCACAATTCGTTCTAAACTTACCAAAAACCATCGTGATTTTTTGATATGTTTTAAAGAGGGTAATCCAGACTGGAGTTTGCTTCCTTTTGAAAACATAGAAGAGCTTCCATCTGTAAAGTGGAAAATGCTCAACCTTAAAAAAATGCAAAAAAATAAAAAAGACGAAGCTATACAAAAACTAAAAGATACACTAGCAATCTGAAAAGGAGAGATAACTATGGGGCAAGTTCAAACTGTGATGCAAGAAGAGTTTACAAAAAACTACGATTTTTACAAAGATTATGATGATATGGTGATCCACAAAGAGACAGAACAAATCTTTAAAACCAACTTCATAAACGGTATGGTTCAGCTAGTATCAGTGAGCAATCATACGGCTATGGAAAAGATCGAGCAAGGGCTTAGTGAGTTTGCTAAAGAACTCAAAAGGCAAGGGTTTTAAAAGCAAAAAATAACGCTTTTATGCAATATATGATAATATAAAAAACAATAATAATTTTAGGTTTGTAGTATGTCAAAGAAGAATTTAACAGAAAGAGATATTTGTACAAAGTATATTACTCCAGCACTCATAGAGTCTGGCTGGAACTTGCATTCTCAATTTAGAGAAGAAGTAACATTTTTTACAAACGGTCGTATCTATGTTCACGGTAAAATGGTACGCCGAGGTGAGCAA
Protein-coding regions in this window:
- a CDS encoding helix-turn-helix domain-containing protein encodes the protein MENLQEISQEEIQELHRKIADNVKEIRKQKNISQLNLAHSIGHKTVSTIAKIEAGHENKHYNIEQLYKIANVLQVDIRDFFILQK
- a CDS encoding type IV toxin-antitoxin system AbiEi family antitoxin domain-containing protein; the encoded protein is MNLQNDIKIKQLYQMLPESVVAPASWLAEQGYSMQLLYQYTKSGWLQKTSRGSYIRGDAKPSWQGAVLGLQKLSHEPFHIGGITSLNLQGYAHYLPLNNSQTIYLYGTQKLPAWFKNIELEQKFNVMKKPYFEKVGLKSIPSNIKDWEMVVSSPERAIMELLYQVKPDGLSFEFAAEIFEGLTTLRPSLINELLTMCENIRVKRLFLFLTSYFNHPWAKHVKKEGLELGTGRMQVVKNGVFDNEFLITVPKEYHAR
- a CDS encoding nucleotidyl transferase AbiEii/AbiGii toxin family protein, which produces MLDKNSIYYKQVQLLLEVLPFVSQEECFALKGGTAINMFVRNMPRLSVDIDLMYLRVEDRQTSLQNIAESFERIARSIESSIRGTKVHRLDQQGDGILSKLQVEKNGVRIKIEASPVTRGTVREPSVLSVSARVEEEFGFAETSVVHLDDLYAGKLCAALDRQHPRDFFDVRGLLDNEGISDTLMDVFIVYLISSNQPISKLLQPNLIDIERIYAEQFVGMPIFPMPLEVLEATRVELISTIRSKLTKNHRDFLICFKEGNPDWSLLPFENIEELPSVKWKMLNLKKMQKNKKDEAIQKLKDTLAI